The proteins below are encoded in one region of Pseudomonas entomophila L48:
- a CDS encoding molybdenum cofactor biosynthesis F family protein has translation MSKPADWITVGALAEGFAPQAFILPQRADLARRTLTLHFANGWVIQHRFDADRLHWHAADGHSTGSASYRATSVRDGLYLVDFIKQEGGQPWSISLVLDTFSRSFTAVLGRLPNQAQTERGLYTRALAGEPLTGVEATFLHGTLDRPWQDGACPHAPTTELVGLRNHYRYSPTEEYEHLYLNAGYYSWQCLKGVEQGLCDTDRAYYYKIAEQLYLFVWCEKIVPTLGLVMIDLQQHRSDGKIFGYAGGSFDALANFPVSSYCRVVNRTEYPQ, from the coding sequence ATGAGCAAACCCGCCGACTGGATCACCGTGGGCGCCCTCGCCGAGGGCTTCGCCCCGCAAGCGTTCATCCTGCCGCAACGGGCCGACCTTGCCAGGCGCACGCTCACCCTCCACTTCGCCAATGGCTGGGTCATCCAGCACCGCTTCGATGCCGACCGACTGCACTGGCACGCCGCCGACGGCCACAGCACCGGCAGTGCCAGCTACCGCGCCACGTCAGTGCGCGATGGGCTGTACCTGGTCGATTTCATCAAGCAGGAAGGCGGCCAGCCCTGGTCGATCTCGCTGGTGCTCGATACCTTCAGCCGGTCTTTCACCGCCGTGCTCGGCCGCTTGCCCAATCAGGCTCAGACTGAACGCGGCCTGTACACCCGCGCCCTGGCCGGCGAACCCTTGACCGGCGTCGAGGCGACCTTCCTCCACGGCACCCTCGACCGCCCCTGGCAGGACGGCGCCTGCCCCCACGCGCCGACCACCGAGCTGGTGGGGCTGCGCAACCACTACCGCTACAGCCCGACCGAAGAGTACGAGCACCTCTACCTGAATGCCGGCTACTACAGCTGGCAGTGCCTCAAGGGGGTCGAGCAAGGTCTTTGCGACACCGACCGCGCCTACTACTACAAGATCGCCGAGCAGCTGTACCTGTTCGTCTGGTGCGAGAAGATCGTGCCGACCTTGGGCCTGGTGATGATCGACCTGCAGCAACACCGCAGCGACGGCAAGATCTTCGGCTATGCCGGTGGCAGCTTCGATGCCCTGGCCAACTTCCCGGTGTCCTCGTACTGCCGGGTGGTCAACCGCACGGAGTACCCGCAGTGA
- a CDS encoding SDR family NAD(P)-dependent oxidoreductase: protein MSRRVLVTGAGSGIGAACALRLARQGWQVALVGRRQAALERVAEATGGLVLAGDAADSATWGGFIEQVEARFGGLDAVIACAGGHGLGRAGDTSDDAWHDALRGNLDSAFHTARACLPLLLASRGSLVLLGSIASLAAGPEVCGYTTAKHALVGLMRSLARDYGPSGVRVNCVCPGWVRTPMADAEMQALMDHYGEDLEAAYQRVTRDVPLRRPADSDEIAALCQFLVSAEASIVTGAVITADGGSTVVDVPTLAYTRLEHQP, encoded by the coding sequence GTGAGCCGCCGCGTGCTGGTCACCGGTGCCGGCAGCGGCATCGGCGCGGCCTGTGCCCTGCGCCTGGCGCGCCAGGGCTGGCAGGTGGCGCTGGTGGGGCGGCGCCAAGCGGCGCTCGAACGGGTCGCCGAGGCAACGGGCGGCCTGGTGCTGGCGGGCGATGCGGCAGACAGCGCCACCTGGGGCGGCTTCATCGAGCAGGTCGAGGCGCGCTTCGGCGGCCTCGACGCCGTCATTGCCTGTGCCGGCGGCCACGGCCTCGGGCGTGCGGGCGATACCAGCGACGACGCCTGGCATGACGCGCTGCGCGGCAACCTCGACAGTGCCTTCCACACTGCCCGCGCCTGCCTGCCGTTGCTTTTGGCCAGCCGAGGCAGCCTGGTGCTGCTCGGTTCGATCGCCTCGTTGGCGGCCGGGCCCGAGGTGTGCGGCTATACCACCGCCAAGCATGCCCTGGTCGGCCTGATGCGCTCCCTGGCTCGTGACTATGGCCCTTCCGGCGTGCGGGTCAACTGCGTGTGCCCGGGCTGGGTGCGCACCCCGATGGCAGACGCGGAAATGCAGGCGTTGATGGACCATTACGGTGAGGACCTGGAGGCCGCCTACCAACGCGTCACTCGCGATGTGCCGCTGCGCCGCCCGGCAGACAGTGACGAGATCGCCGCCTTGTGCCAGTTCCTGGTCAGCGCCGAGGCGAGCATCGTGACTGGCGCGGTGATCACCGCCGACGGCGGCTCGACCGTGGTCGATGTGCCGACCTTGGCCTACACCCGCCTGGAGCACCAGCCATGA
- a CDS encoding SDR family oxidoreductase, whose product MSARYDFAGRTVLVTGAAGGIGRAIVEGFAGNGARVLAVDVEPVALASLVEAQRAQGRDVQALVLDLADAQAIGALFDGLPRLDVLVHNAAYFPLTPFADITPALLQRTLAVNLGALFWLTQGALPLFRKQRRGCVLATSSVTGPRVAYPGLSHYAASKAGVNGFIRNAALELAPLNVRVNGVEPGMVRTPAMGNLGDAALNARIAAGVPLGRLGEPADIAAAMLFLASDAAGYITGQTLIVDGGATLPETPAQ is encoded by the coding sequence ATGAGCGCGCGCTACGATTTCGCCGGGCGCACGGTGCTGGTCACCGGGGCGGCCGGGGGCATCGGCCGGGCCATTGTCGAGGGCTTTGCCGGCAATGGCGCGCGGGTGCTGGCCGTCGATGTCGAGCCTGTGGCGTTGGCCTCATTGGTCGAGGCGCAACGTGCCCAGGGCCGCGATGTGCAGGCCCTGGTGCTCGACCTGGCCGACGCCCAGGCCATTGGCGCGCTGTTCGACGGCTTGCCGCGCCTGGACGTACTGGTACACAACGCCGCGTACTTTCCGCTCACACCGTTTGCCGACATCACGCCGGCGCTGTTGCAGCGCACCCTGGCCGTGAACCTAGGTGCGCTGTTCTGGCTCACCCAGGGCGCCTTGCCGCTGTTTCGCAAACAAAGAAGAGGCTGCGTGCTGGCGACCTCGTCGGTGACCGGACCACGGGTGGCCTACCCGGGCCTGAGCCATTACGCCGCGTCCAAGGCCGGCGTCAACGGTTTCATTCGCAATGCCGCGCTGGAGCTGGCGCCGTTGAATGTGCGGGTCAACGGGGTCGAGCCGGGGATGGTGCGCACGCCGGCCATGGGCAACCTCGGCGACGCCGCGCTGAATGCGCGGATTGCCGCAGGGGTGCCGCTGGGGCGCCTTGGCGAACCGGCCGATATCGCCGCGGCGATGTTGTTCCTGGCGTCCGATGCGGCCGGCTATATCACCGGCCAGACCTTGATCGTCGACGGTGGCGCCACCTTGCCGGAAACCCCCGCCCAATGA